One Desulfobulbus oligotrophicus DNA segment encodes these proteins:
- the tviB gene encoding Vi polysaccharide biosynthesis UDP-N-acetylglucosamine C-6 dehydrogenase TviB, producing the protein MPAVETTCVGIIGLGYVGLPLAVEFSKKRPTIGFDLKTDRIEELRRAVDVTREVSTEELQQAGELYFTSDVEELRRCSVYIVAVPTPIDSNKRPDLTPLTRASKTVATVLEDGDVVIYESTVYPGATEEVCVPILERDSGLVFNRDFFVGYSPERVNPGDRQHRLPTIVKVTSGSTPEIADFVDALYGQIITAGTFKAGSIRVAEAAKVIENTQRDVNIALVNELALIFNRLGIDTLEVLQAAGTKWNFLPFRPGLVGGHCIGVDPYYLTHKAQEVGYHPEMILAGRRLNDDMGRYIASETVKLMLRRRIHVADSQILILGLTFKENCPDLRNTRVIDIIEELHSFGAQVEVYDPWVDQEEARRLYGVTMVDSLREGRYDAVILAVAHQEFVAMTPAAVRNLCKPSAIIYDVKHTLPAEVIDGSL; encoded by the coding sequence ATGCCTGCAGTGGAAACCACCTGCGTTGGAATTATCGGCCTCGGCTATGTCGGTCTGCCGCTGGCCGTGGAATTCAGTAAAAAACGACCAACCATCGGTTTTGATTTAAAGACTGATCGTATTGAAGAGTTGCGCCGTGCTGTTGATGTTACCCGCGAGGTAAGCACCGAAGAGTTGCAACAGGCGGGTGAACTGTACTTTACCAGTGATGTCGAAGAGCTGCGTCGGTGCAGTGTGTATATCGTGGCCGTCCCGACACCGATCGATTCCAATAAACGACCTGACCTGACGCCGCTGACCAGGGCATCTAAAACCGTGGCCACAGTGCTTGAAGATGGTGATGTGGTGATTTACGAGTCCACTGTCTATCCCGGTGCCACTGAAGAGGTCTGTGTACCGATTCTGGAACGGGATTCAGGGCTGGTCTTTAACCGTGATTTTTTTGTCGGCTACAGCCCGGAACGAGTCAATCCCGGTGATCGCCAGCACCGGTTGCCGACCATTGTCAAGGTCACCTCCGGATCAACTCCTGAAATTGCCGACTTTGTTGACGCCCTGTACGGTCAGATCATCACTGCCGGCACGTTCAAGGCCGGTTCCATCCGGGTGGCTGAGGCGGCCAAGGTCATTGAGAACACACAGCGCGACGTCAATATTGCCCTGGTCAATGAGTTGGCCCTGATCTTTAACCGTCTGGGCATTGACACTCTGGAGGTGTTACAGGCAGCCGGTACCAAGTGGAACTTCCTGCCGTTCCGCCCCGGACTGGTCGGCGGACACTGCATCGGCGTGGATCCCTACTACCTCACGCATAAGGCGCAGGAGGTCGGGTACCATCCGGAGATGATCCTGGCCGGTCGACGGCTCAATGACGATATGGGGCGCTACATTGCCTCGGAAACGGTCAAGTTGATGCTCAGGCGACGCATCCACGTGGCTGATTCCCAGATCCTCATCCTTGGACTCACCTTTAAGGAGAACTGCCCGGATCTGCGCAATACCCGGGTTATCGACATCATTGAAGAGTTACACTCCTTTGGAGCACAGGTTGAGGTCTATGATCCATGGGTGGATCAGGAAGAGGCCCGTCGTCTGTACGGCGTTACCATGGTCGATTCTCTTCGTGAAGGCCGCTACGATGCGGTTATCCTGGCGGTGGCCCACCAGGAGTTTGTCGCCATGACACCGGCAGCTGTGCGTAATCTCTGTAAACCCTCTGCCATTATCTACGATGTTAAACATACCCTGCCAGCCGAAGTGATTGACGGCAGCCTCTAG
- a CDS encoding pyridoxamine 5'-phosphate oxidase family protein, which translates to MLPEPLLKVMQNEGVVAIATQGKDEPHLVNTWNSYLTLSADQRLLIPAGRMHTTEANISSNPKVLLTLGSREVSGLHGPGTGFLIRGQGSFVTSGPDFDGMKAKFTWLRAVLVITIESVTQTL; encoded by the coding sequence ATGCTACCGGAACCGTTGCTGAAAGTTATGCAGAATGAAGGTGTGGTCGCCATTGCCACACAGGGAAAAGATGAACCACACCTGGTCAACACCTGGAACAGTTACCTCACCCTGTCGGCAGACCAGCGCCTGCTCATCCCTGCCGGCCGTATGCACACAACAGAGGCAAACATCAGCAGCAATCCCAAGGTACTGCTCACCCTGGGAAGCCGTGAAGTGAGCGGCCTGCATGGACCGGGTACTGGTTTTTTAATTCGAGGGCAGGGCTCCTTTGTCACCTCCGGCCCGGATTTTGACGGTATGAAGGCAAAGTTTACCTGGTTGCGTGCGGTCCTGGTCATCACCATCGAATCCGTCACCCAGACCCTGTAA
- a CDS encoding DUF2157 domain-containing protein, whose protein sequence is MVLTRKQHSIVMRTVAQWQDNGVIDAATGHQLRASLTIATFDWQKTARYAFSIAIVCLVIAAGAVAADKVLAELLMRIFKAPAIGKCAFFAVAAAGLFQYGLFLRKKYPHRVYSNEAVFFLGVLTLAGAVFYLGVAVDTGSGHFSLLFLIASVLYALLGLWFPSALVWVFGLLSLSGWMGTETGYVSGYGAYFLGMNYPLRFVLFGAILAIAGIEGQNIASDKNDKTLKTRILSMSPQTKVIGLLHLFIALWIMSIFGNYGDMRQWQQVQQYELFHWSLLFGAASIAAVWYGLKKDDAVLRGFGLTFLCINLYTRYFEYFWDTIHKAAFFTVLALSFWYIGSRAEAIWNLGIRHDHTTPGDTDAKTDTTRTNC, encoded by the coding sequence ATTGTGCTGACACGAAAGCAGCACAGCATTGTGATGCGTACAGTTGCCCAGTGGCAGGATAACGGTGTCATTGATGCGGCCACCGGCCATCAGCTGAGGGCATCGCTTACCATTGCCACCTTTGATTGGCAAAAGACCGCCCGCTACGCCTTTTCCATTGCCATCGTCTGCCTGGTGATTGCAGCTGGCGCAGTTGCAGCCGACAAGGTGCTTGCAGAGCTTCTGATGCGCATCTTCAAGGCACCGGCAATCGGCAAGTGTGCATTTTTTGCAGTTGCAGCAGCCGGTCTCTTTCAGTATGGCCTGTTTTTACGAAAAAAGTACCCCCACCGGGTCTACAGCAATGAAGCCGTCTTTTTCCTCGGTGTCTTGACCCTGGCCGGGGCTGTCTTTTATCTTGGTGTGGCCGTGGATACAGGCAGCGGCCACTTCTCTTTGCTGTTTCTCATCGCCTCCGTCCTCTATGCGCTGCTCGGCCTCTGGTTTCCATCGGCGCTTGTCTGGGTGTTTGGACTGCTGTCGTTGAGTGGCTGGATGGGGACAGAAACCGGCTACGTCTCCGGTTATGGGGCGTACTTTTTAGGCATGAACTATCCGCTACGTTTTGTTCTCTTTGGTGCCATCCTGGCCATTGCCGGAATAGAAGGACAAAATATCGCCTCTGACAAAAACGATAAAACACTCAAAACGCGCATCCTCTCCATGTCACCGCAAACAAAGGTCATCGGCCTGCTGCACCTGTTCATTGCCCTGTGGATCATGTCTATTTTCGGCAACTACGGTGATATGAGGCAATGGCAGCAGGTGCAACAGTATGAACTTTTTCATTGGTCTCTGCTTTTCGGTGCCGCTTCAATCGCTGCTGTCTGGTACGGCCTGAAAAAAGATGATGCTGTTCTCCGCGGCTTTGGCCTGACATTCTTATGTATAAATCTGTATACACGCTACTTTGAATATTTTTGGGATACCATCCATAAAGCGGCCTTTTTTACAGTGCTTGCTCTCAGTTTTTGGTACATAGGCAGTCGTGCCGAAGCGATCTGGAACCTGGGAATAAGGCACGATCACACAACACCCGGCGATACCGACGCGAAAACAGACACAACCAGGACCAACTGTTAG
- a CDS encoding asparaginase, translating into MAFSLFLSPLSAWAELPVVVLIATGGTIAMKIDPVKKAPVPAISGEDLLTTVPEIAEFARIEVQNLSNVPSDYMDAARWIELQKAVVATLARPEVAGVIVSHGTDTLEETAYFLDLSVAGDKPVVLIGAQRNASEKDFDGPRNLLNAARICVSPDATNKGAMIALNNQINAARDVTKTHTSDVETFKSGDFGFLGVVDNDQVLFYRAPLRRQHIPLTRDELSYVEIVPMYGGADGRLIRAAVDGGAKGIVIEALGWGNVNIPMYEAIKEAIAKDVVVVISTRVPNGRVLPVYGFQGGGSTLKEVGAVFADNLSPQKARILLLLALQEPLKVEQLQAYYDR; encoded by the coding sequence ATGGCTTTCAGTCTGTTTCTTTCGCCGCTGTCCGCTTGGGCGGAGCTGCCGGTGGTGGTGCTTATTGCCACAGGAGGAACCATTGCCATGAAGATTGATCCAGTCAAAAAGGCACCGGTGCCCGCTATCTCCGGGGAAGATCTTCTGACCACCGTGCCTGAGATTGCCGAGTTTGCCCGTATCGAAGTGCAGAACCTGTCAAATGTACCGTCCGATTACATGGACGCAGCACGCTGGATAGAGCTGCAGAAGGCTGTGGTTGCCACCCTTGCCCGACCTGAGGTGGCTGGAGTGATTGTCTCTCACGGTACAGACACCCTTGAAGAGACTGCCTACTTTCTTGATCTCTCGGTTGCCGGCGACAAACCCGTTGTACTGATCGGGGCACAGCGGAACGCTTCGGAAAAAGATTTTGACGGGCCGCGGAATCTGCTGAATGCTGCCCGGATCTGTGTCTCACCTGATGCTACAAACAAAGGAGCCATGATTGCACTGAACAACCAGATCAATGCTGCCCGGGATGTGACTAAAACACACACTTCAGATGTGGAGACCTTCAAGTCCGGTGATTTTGGGTTCCTCGGAGTGGTGGACAACGATCAGGTGCTCTTTTATCGTGCTCCTCTGCGCAGACAGCACATTCCACTGACCAGGGACGAGCTTTCGTATGTGGAGATTGTGCCCATGTATGGCGGTGCCGACGGCAGGCTGATCAGGGCAGCGGTGGATGGAGGAGCCAAAGGCATTGTCATTGAAGCCCTTGGCTGGGGCAACGTCAATATTCCCATGTATGAGGCAATTAAAGAGGCCATTGCAAAAGATGTGGTTGTGGTTATTTCCACACGGGTTCCCAATGGCAGGGTGCTCCCTGTGTATGGATTCCAGGGAGGCGGCAGCACGCTGAAAGAGGTGGGTGCTGTTTTTGCCGATAACCTGAGCCCGCAAAAGGCAAGAATTCTTCTTTTACTTGCGCTGCAGGAGCCCCTGAAAGTAGAGCAACTGCAGGCCTACTATGATCGATAG
- a CDS encoding sulfite exporter TauE/SafE family protein, translated as MLFAVSGVTTDPWIPPLVACAVSFFTSMGGISGAFLLLPFQMSVLGYTHPSVSATNQVYNIVAIPSGIYRYCKEGRMVWPLAWAVVLGTLPGVLIGALVRVTGLRDPHSFKLFAAAVLLYIAGKMVRDLSVSRHAAQPGPANAPEGTSTATVTRGSPATVTVTGCTLQRIAYTYQGETYTLPVAGVFLLCFIVGIIGGIYGIGGGAIIAPFLVTFFKLPVYTIAGAALMGTFVTSVAGVAFYTAIAPFYPHLSVAPDWFLGLLFGLGGMAGMYLGARCQKFVPAGVIKWMLVIIMAGTALKYILEFFA; from the coding sequence ATGCTGTTTGCCGTCTCAGGTGTTACCACTGACCCCTGGATTCCACCGCTGGTGGCCTGTGCCGTCTCCTTCTTCACCTCCATGGGCGGTATTTCCGGAGCCTTCCTGCTTCTCCCCTTTCAGATGTCTGTACTGGGGTACACTCACCCTTCCGTCAGTGCAACCAACCAAGTCTATAATATTGTAGCCATTCCTTCGGGAATTTATCGCTACTGCAAAGAGGGGCGAATGGTCTGGCCTCTGGCATGGGCCGTGGTTCTCGGCACGCTGCCCGGGGTACTCATCGGCGCCCTTGTCCGGGTCACCGGCCTTCGTGATCCACACAGCTTCAAACTGTTCGCCGCCGCCGTCCTCCTCTACATTGCCGGTAAAATGGTCAGAGACCTGTCTGTCTCCCGGCATGCAGCTCAACCTGGTCCCGCCAATGCACCTGAAGGTACCTCCACAGCCACCGTGACCCGCGGATCGCCGGCAACAGTTACTGTCACCGGGTGCACCCTGCAAAGGATCGCATATACCTATCAGGGCGAAACCTACACTCTGCCGGTAGCCGGTGTTTTTTTACTTTGCTTCATCGTTGGGATCATCGGCGGGATCTACGGCATTGGCGGCGGTGCGATCATCGCCCCCTTTCTTGTCACCTTTTTCAAACTGCCCGTTTACACGATTGCCGGTGCCGCCCTCATGGGGACCTTTGTTACTTCAGTGGCTGGAGTGGCCTTTTATACAGCCATTGCTCCCTTCTATCCTCATCTATCAGTGGCACCGGACTGGTTCCTGGGGCTCCTTTTCGGTCTGGGAGGTATGGCAGGGATGTACCTGGGAGCCCGCTGCCAGAAATTCGTCCCAGCCGGAGTGATCAAGTGGATGCTCGTTATCATCATGGCTGGTACGGCTCTCAAATACATCCTGGAATTTTTTGCATAA
- a CDS encoding 4Fe-4S dicluster domain-containing protein, whose product MTFWRVPLDAQEIQVTRGMVTIIEDRCKGCGYCIEFCPRHILQFSGHFNRKGYHPPVVTKSEECVNCHFCEIICPEFAIFSVEFEPDTAKS is encoded by the coding sequence ATGACATTTTGGCGAGTACCCCTTGATGCCCAGGAGATTCAGGTCACCAGGGGGATGGTCACCATCATTGAAGATCGCTGCAAAGGGTGCGGCTACTGTATCGAGTTCTGCCCCAGGCACATTCTGCAGTTCAGCGGGCATTTCAATCGTAAGGGGTACCATCCACCGGTGGTCACGAAGTCGGAGGAGTGTGTCAACTGTCATTTTTGTGAAATTATCTGTCCGGAGTTCGCTATTTTTTCGGTTGAATTTGAGCCGGACACCGCCAAAAGTTAA